In Chroicocephalus ridibundus unplaced genomic scaffold, bChrRid1.1 SCAFFOLD_94, whole genome shotgun sequence, the following proteins share a genomic window:
- the LOC134509180 gene encoding olfactory receptor 14J1-like: MSKGSSITHFLLLAFADTRELQLLHFCLFLGIYLAALLGNGLIITAVACDHRLHTPMYFFLLNLALLDLGAISTTLPKAMANSLWDTRAISYTGCVAQLFLFLTLMSAEFYLLTVMAYDRYVAICKPLRYGSLLGSRACVHMAAAAWGSGFLYAVLHTANTFSIPLCQGNGLDQFFCETPQILKLSCSQSDYLREAGLLVVSAFGFLGCFVFIAVSYVQIFRAVTRIPSQQGRQKAFSTCLPHLAVVSLFITTGVFSNLKPPSVSSSFLNLVLSFLYSVVPPAVNPLIYSMRNQELKDALRK, translated from the coding sequence atgtccaaagGCAGCTctatcacccacttcctcctgctggcattcgcagacacgcgggagctgcagctcttgcacttctgcctcttcctgggcatctacctggctgccctcctgggcaatggcctcatcatcactgccgtagcctgtgaccaccgcctccacacccccatgtacttcttcctcctcaacctcgccctcctcgacctgggtgccatctccaccactctgcccaaggccatggccaactccctctgggacaccagggccatctcttacactggatgtgttgcacagctctttctgtttctcaccttgatgtcagcagagttttatcttctgacagtcatggcctatgaccgctacgtggccatctgcaaacccctgcgctatgggtccctcctgggcagcagagcttgtgtccacatggcagcagctgcctggggcagtggctttctctatgctgtgctgcacacagctaatacattttcaatacctctctgccaaggcaatggcctagaccagttcttctgtgaaactccccagatcctcaagctctcctgctcacaatcagactacctcagggaagctggccTTCTGGTGGTTAGTGCTTTTGGCTTtttgggatgttttgttttcattgcggtgtcctatgtgcagatcttcagggctgtgacGAGgatcccctcacagcagggaagacagaaagccttttccacgtgcctccctcacctggccgtggtttCCCTCTTTATCACCACTGGGGTGTTTTCCAACCTGAAGCCGCCCTCCGTCTCCTCTTCATTCCTGAATCTAgtgctgtcatttctgtactcggtggtgcctccagcagtgaaccccctcatctacagcatgaggaaccaggagctcaaggatgccctgaggaaa